In Streptomyces longhuiensis, the following proteins share a genomic window:
- a CDS encoding SDR family NAD(P)-dependent oxidoreductase, with translation MTMTEDSPMGATDATVVSQESFGPGIDPERLAVCLSVLDELDKLDVDHPDAIQVRRATAGVYRTVKQRRRQERRAAKTAHDKAVTEATATGSAERIDDETEGLLPSSQVQEGKLAGILQRPRSCYTCKARYVEVDYFYHQLCPECAAVNRAKRDIRADLSGKRALLTGGRAKIGMYIALRLLRDGAHTTITTRFPKDAIRRFKAMDDSADWMDRLEVVGIDLRDPAQAVALAEQVAEQGPLDILINNATQTVRRLPSAYAALVDGESAPLPAGELPAHHVIGAFNSGAVDGLTALPAGISGIDAQKVADLALVAGNASVARHRDGSAIDAGGLVPDVVESNTWVQTIEQISPVELLETQLCNYTAPFILISALRPAMADAAKKASSGRAYVVNVSAMEGVFGRGYKGAGHPNTNAAKAAMNMVTRTSAQEMFQTDGILMTSVDTGWITDERPHYDKLRLADEGFHAPLDLIDGAARVYDPVVRGEAGEDLYGVFLKDYAPGKW, from the coding sequence ATGACGATGACAGAGGACAGCCCGATGGGCGCCACCGACGCCACGGTGGTGTCGCAGGAGTCGTTCGGCCCCGGGATCGACCCCGAGCGGCTCGCCGTCTGCCTGAGCGTGCTCGACGAACTCGACAAGCTGGATGTCGACCACCCCGACGCGATCCAGGTCCGGCGGGCCACGGCCGGTGTCTACCGGACCGTGAAGCAGCGCCGCCGCCAGGAGCGCCGCGCCGCGAAGACCGCCCACGACAAGGCCGTCACCGAGGCGACCGCGACCGGCTCCGCCGAGCGCATCGACGACGAGACCGAGGGCCTCCTGCCGTCCTCGCAGGTCCAGGAGGGCAAGCTCGCGGGCATACTCCAGCGTCCCCGCTCCTGCTACACCTGCAAGGCCCGGTACGTCGAGGTCGACTACTTCTACCACCAGCTCTGTCCCGAGTGCGCCGCCGTGAACCGCGCCAAGCGCGACATCCGCGCCGACCTCTCCGGCAAGCGCGCCCTGCTCACCGGCGGCCGCGCCAAGATCGGCATGTACATCGCGCTGCGCCTGCTGCGTGACGGCGCGCACACGACGATCACGACGCGGTTCCCCAAGGACGCCATCCGCCGCTTCAAGGCGATGGACGACTCGGCGGACTGGATGGACCGCCTCGAGGTCGTCGGCATCGACCTGCGTGACCCCGCCCAGGCCGTGGCCCTGGCCGAGCAGGTCGCCGAGCAGGGCCCGCTGGACATCCTCATCAACAACGCGACGCAGACCGTACGCCGGCTGCCCTCCGCGTACGCCGCTCTCGTCGACGGCGAGAGCGCCCCGCTGCCGGCCGGCGAGCTGCCCGCCCACCACGTCATCGGCGCGTTCAACTCCGGCGCGGTCGACGGCCTGACCGCGCTGCCCGCCGGCATCTCCGGCATAGACGCCCAGAAGGTCGCCGATCTCGCCCTGGTCGCGGGCAACGCCAGCGTCGCCCGGCACCGCGACGGCAGCGCCATCGACGCGGGCGGCCTCGTCCCGGACGTCGTCGAGAGCAACACGTGGGTGCAGACGATCGAGCAGATCTCCCCGGTGGAGCTCCTCGAGACCCAGCTGTGCAACTACACGGCGCCGTTCATCCTGATCAGCGCGCTGCGCCCGGCGATGGCCGACGCCGCGAAGAAGGCGTCGAGCGGACGCGCCTACGTCGTGAACGTCTCGGCGATGGAGGGCGTCTTCGGCCGTGGCTACAAGGGCGCGGGGCACCCGAACACGAACGCCGCGAAGGCCGCCATGAACATGGTGACGCGGACCAGCGCCCAGGAGATGTTCCAGACCGACGGCATCCTCATGACCTCGGTCGACACCGGCTGGATCACCGACGAGCGCCCGCACTACGACAAGCTGCGCCTCGCCGACGAGGGCTTCCACGCCCCCCTCGACCTGATCGACGGCGCGGCCCGCGTCTACGACCCGGTCGTCCGCGGCGAGGCCGGCGAGGACCTGTACGGCGTCTTCCTGAAGGACTACGCGCCCGGCAAGTGGTAA
- a CDS encoding SDR family oxidoreductase has protein sequence MTSELSLEGRVAVVTGGSRGIGRAVAVALAEAGARVCVTARDPDGVRETVAALTKSGAEAVGLAGSVADPAHLWELTERALDAYGRLDILVNNAATNAPYGPLMEADPQAWREAFTVNVEAPLRLVQCAWRAWMSEHGGAVVNICTEGAGHVGPRVGAYGTSKAALLHLTQQLAGELAPSVRVNSVSPGLVRTEMARFVWEHAEESVATGLPLGRIGEPEDVARAVRWLVSDEAAWVTGADLLVDGGTRVRAASPGLTDAVHQQLRHRLPGMP, from the coding sequence ATGACTTCGGAGCTCTCGCTGGAAGGCAGGGTCGCCGTCGTGACCGGGGGGTCGCGGGGCATCGGCCGGGCCGTCGCCGTGGCGCTCGCGGAGGCCGGGGCGCGGGTGTGTGTGACGGCGCGCGATCCGGACGGGGTCCGCGAGACCGTCGCCGCGCTGACGAAGAGCGGGGCCGAAGCCGTGGGGCTGGCCGGGTCCGTCGCCGATCCCGCGCATCTGTGGGAGCTGACGGAGCGGGCGCTCGACGCGTACGGCCGACTGGACATCCTGGTGAACAACGCCGCCACCAACGCACCGTACGGGCCGCTGATGGAGGCGGATCCGCAGGCGTGGCGCGAGGCGTTCACGGTCAACGTGGAGGCGCCGCTGCGGCTGGTGCAGTGCGCCTGGCGGGCCTGGATGTCGGAGCACGGCGGGGCCGTGGTGAACATCTGCACCGAGGGCGCCGGGCACGTCGGCCCCCGCGTGGGCGCGTACGGCACCAGCAAGGCGGCGCTGCTGCACCTGACGCAGCAACTCGCGGGCGAACTGGCCCCGTCGGTGCGGGTCAACTCCGTCTCGCCCGGGCTCGTCCGCACGGAGATGGCGCGCTTCGTGTGGGAGCACGCCGAGGAGTCCGTGGCGACGGGGCTGCCGCTGGGCCGGATCGGGGAGCCGGAGGACGTGGCCAGGGCGGTGCGCTGGCTGGTGTCGGACGAGGCGGCCTGGGTGACGGGCGCCGACCTCCTGGTGGACGGCGGAACCAGGGTCAGGGCCGCGTCGCCGGGCCTGACCGATGCCGTCCACCAGCAGCTCCGTCACCGGCTGCCGGGCATGCCCTAG
- a CDS encoding inositol oxygenase family protein encodes MTRVELSGVDELMDLLHACRGAWDTPDRSGDPVDLHDHALQTAALLRRGHPSDKELQLAGLVHDIGHLLRPGDDAGHADTAAAAVRGLLGERVARLVQLHVPAKRYLAASDPARGLSPQSALTLETQGGPMTPEEAAAFAHDPLADDAVTLRQADDAGKVVGLDAGVMEDWRPVVELVAQGYRSANFTPSLRS; translated from the coding sequence ATGACACGGGTCGAGCTGAGCGGCGTCGACGAGCTGATGGATCTCCTGCACGCCTGCCGCGGCGCGTGGGACACCCCCGACCGCAGCGGCGACCCCGTCGACCTGCACGACCACGCGCTGCAGACCGCCGCGCTGCTGCGCCGCGGCCACCCCAGCGACAAGGAGCTCCAGCTCGCGGGGCTCGTCCACGACATAGGCCACCTGCTGCGCCCCGGCGACGACGCGGGCCACGCGGACACGGCGGCGGCCGCCGTGCGGGGGCTGCTCGGGGAGCGGGTCGCGCGCCTGGTGCAGCTGCACGTCCCGGCCAAGCGCTACCTGGCGGCGTCGGACCCGGCGCGCGGTCTGTCGCCGCAGAGCGCGCTGACGCTGGAGACGCAGGGCGGGCCGATGACGCCCGAGGAGGCGGCGGCGTTCGCCCATGACCCGTTGGCCGACGACGCGGTGACGCTGCGTCAGGCGGACGACGCGGGCAAGGTGGTGGGCCTCGACGCCGGGGTCATGGAGGACTGGCGGCCAGTGGTGGAGCTGGTGGCGCAGGGGTATCGGTCGGCCAACTTCACACCATCCCTACGTAGTTGA
- the crcB gene encoding fluoride efflux transporter CrcB yields MAGGQSPAVDDPRDPDVDLRVPAQRRAGLRAQGPIVAVVSLGGAVGACARYGAALLWPTSPGAFPWTTMWVNALGCFVIGAFMVIITDVWAAHRLVRPFFGTGVLGGFTTFSTYAVDIQHLVDSGRVRTGLVYLAATLLAALAAVGLGVALTRRVLAWRKR; encoded by the coding sequence ATGGCAGGTGGGCAGTCCCCGGCGGTGGACGATCCCCGTGACCCGGACGTTGATCTGCGCGTGCCGGCTCAGCGGCGCGCGGGGCTGCGGGCGCAGGGCCCGATCGTGGCGGTCGTCTCGCTCGGCGGCGCCGTGGGTGCCTGCGCCCGTTACGGCGCCGCGCTTTTGTGGCCCACGTCGCCCGGCGCGTTTCCCTGGACGACGATGTGGGTGAACGCGCTCGGCTGTTTCGTGATCGGCGCCTTCATGGTGATCATCACCGATGTGTGGGCGGCGCACCGCCTGGTGCGGCCGTTCTTCGGCACCGGCGTCCTGGGCGGCTTCACCACGTTCTCGACGTACGCGGTGGACATCCAGCACCTGGTGGACAGTGGCCGGGTCCGTACGGGCCTGGTCTACCTCGCGGCGACGCTCCTGGCGGCGCTCGCCGCCGTCGGGCTCGGAGTGGCGCTGACGCGCCGCGTACTGGCGTGGAGGAAGCGATGA
- a CDS encoding DUF190 domain-containing protein produces MTRLTGRALRLTVFVGENHTWRRKPLYSEIVHRAHKAGLAGASVFRGIEGFGASSLIHTSRLLSLSEDLPVAVVIVDTEARVRAFLPELDELVSQGLVMLDDCEVIRYVGREKDGTRA; encoded by the coding sequence ATGACGCGACTGACCGGACGTGCCCTGCGGCTGACGGTCTTCGTCGGCGAGAACCACACGTGGCGGCGTAAGCCCCTGTACAGCGAGATCGTGCACCGGGCGCACAAGGCGGGACTCGCGGGGGCGAGCGTCTTCCGCGGCATCGAGGGGTTCGGGGCGTCGTCCCTGATCCACACCTCGCGGCTGCTCTCGCTCAGCGAGGACCTGCCCGTGGCCGTCGTGATCGTCGACACCGAGGCGCGGGTCCGCGCGTTCCTGCCGGAGCTGGACGAGCTGGTGTCGCAGGGCCTGGTCATGCTCGACGACTGCGAGGTCATCCGGTACGTGGGCCGGGAGAAGGACGGAACGCGGGCGTGA
- the crcB gene encoding fluoride efflux transporter CrcB — protein sequence MNWLLVIAGAMVGAPLRYLTDRAVQTRHDSVFPWGTFTVNVCGSLVLGLLTGAVAAGAASSQVQLLIGTGLCGALTTYSTFSYETFRLGEDGARLFAVANVAASVAAGLGAAFAGVALADALWG from the coding sequence GTGAACTGGCTCCTCGTGATCGCCGGCGCGATGGTCGGCGCACCCCTGCGCTATCTCACCGACCGGGCCGTGCAGACCCGCCACGACAGCGTCTTCCCGTGGGGGACGTTCACGGTGAACGTCTGCGGCAGCCTCGTGCTCGGCCTGCTGACCGGAGCCGTCGCCGCGGGCGCCGCCTCGTCGCAGGTGCAGCTGCTCATCGGCACGGGTCTGTGCGGGGCCCTGACCACGTACTCGACGTTCTCGTACGAGACCTTCCGCCTGGGCGAGGACGGGGCGCGGCTCTTCGCCGTGGCCAACGTGGCCGCGAGCGTCGCCGCCGGTCTCGGCGCGGCCTTCGCGGGGGTCGCACTCGCCGACGCTCTCTGGGGATAG
- a CDS encoding DUF4142 domain-containing protein has product MRRINGTALIFAALVATLGALAFPIWSYADRSGTGAANLNAGSVATQWGPLSATDRDFLVKVRLAGLWEIPAGQQAMERAPTQAIRMAGDHLVVGHTDLDKRVRSVAGRLGVELPNQPNPQQQGWLDQLTAASGKDYENKFANLLRDSHGKVFALIAQVRHTTRNTLVRELATDANQTVLDHITMLENTGDVDFDAIANEAAGTATASPTGPPPPGGVLPPAPNPAEPSGSPDVTSQPSAEPTEDPGRSINTARPDPT; this is encoded by the coding sequence TTGCGACGCATCAACGGGACCGCGCTCATCTTCGCCGCCCTGGTCGCCACCCTGGGCGCGCTCGCCTTTCCGATCTGGTCGTACGCCGACCGCTCGGGCACCGGGGCGGCCAACCTGAACGCGGGCAGCGTGGCCACCCAGTGGGGCCCCCTGTCGGCCACCGACCGGGACTTCCTGGTCAAGGTGCGGCTCGCCGGGCTCTGGGAGATACCGGCCGGCCAGCAGGCCATGGAGCGGGCGCCGACGCAGGCGATCAGGATGGCGGGCGATCACCTCGTCGTCGGCCACACCGACCTCGACAAGCGTGTCCGCTCGGTCGCGGGCCGGCTCGGCGTGGAGCTGCCGAACCAGCCCAACCCGCAGCAGCAGGGCTGGCTCGACCAGCTGACCGCCGCGAGCGGCAAGGACTACGAGAACAAGTTCGCCAACCTGCTGCGCGACTCCCACGGCAAGGTCTTCGCCCTGATCGCCCAGGTCCGCCACACCACCCGCAACACCCTGGTCCGCGAGCTCGCCACCGACGCCAACCAGACCGTCCTCGACCACATCACGATGCTGGAGAACACGGGCGACGTGGACTTCGACGCCATCGCGAACGAGGCCGCGGGCACCGCCACCGCCAGCCCCACCGGACCGCCGCCCCCGGGAGGCGTGCTGCCACCCGCTCCGAACCCCGCAGAGCCCTCCGGTTCGCCCGATGTGACCTCCCAGCCGTCGGCCGAGCCGACCGAGGATCCGGGGCGATCGATCAACACGGCACGGCCGGACCCCACGTAG
- a CDS encoding alpha-L-fucosidase produces MSSYPRRQVLGTAAAVAAAAAVPLAAAGPAVASDAAATARTASADAVWGPVPDPVPVPLDAHFDNDGVDTSAARGGDFDGSGYTFPGEQLPAGPVELDGIAYVFPSSAAGAKNNIVAMGQRVDLPKGRYLSALFLTAGSYGNASGSATVHYADGSTASAGLGGADWYSSGGPLSAAYRYKPDGTKDTSRVGIGTSEIPLDPQREAVAITLPKLNPAEANKTALHVFALSLQPAAQGRALALRDAHSTFSLLESTGAQSVEATVVNAGTVGIVTADALTVSVDVPGARTVEPARVTRLAPGEQARVRVGIRNRAGTARGTVQDGKVVATGRGHQAAASSRKLTLGVPDYEPTDASLSGHQAPYWFHSAKFGIFIHWGVYSVPAWAPVGKQYAEWYWDQMQDPNNPTYAHHKATYGEDFAYDDFIPMFTAKKWDPRAWVELFRDAGAQYHVLTSKHHEGFALWDTKLSDRNSVKMGPKRDIIKELFDASRRYTPELHRGLYFSMPEWFNPDNPWMGHAPRNPYTLEPVPYTGYTSGKDYVKGFQAPQMLELIHDYDPQLLWCDIGGVNDSHNVLAEFFNHGKNRPKPYEVAVNNRSGIGFHDFTTPEYTTYDNTVVAKWESSRGLDPYSYGYNAETPDDRYMSTEEVVHSLVDIVSKNGNFLLDIGPRADGTIPEIMQTRLRETGHWLKTNGEAIYDTTYWSRMAQLGEDLRFTVRPNKAFYIHSLAEPGAQLTVEAAVPVRPGDKVTMLGHDRPLNWRTKGGSFVVDVPAAARAAGEHVWVFKVEWKG; encoded by the coding sequence ATGAGTTCGTACCCAAGACGCCAGGTCCTCGGGACGGCCGCAGCCGTGGCAGCCGCGGCCGCGGTGCCGCTCGCCGCCGCCGGTCCGGCGGTCGCGTCCGACGCGGCGGCCACCGCCCGGACCGCGTCCGCGGACGCCGTCTGGGGCCCCGTCCCCGACCCGGTGCCCGTTCCGCTCGACGCCCACTTCGACAACGACGGCGTCGACACCTCGGCCGCCCGCGGAGGCGACTTCGACGGCAGCGGCTACACCTTCCCCGGCGAGCAACTGCCCGCGGGACCCGTCGAACTCGACGGGATCGCCTACGTCTTCCCGTCGTCGGCGGCGGGCGCCAAGAACAACATCGTGGCCATGGGGCAGCGCGTCGACCTTCCCAAGGGCCGCTACCTGTCCGCCCTGTTCCTGACCGCCGGCAGCTACGGCAACGCGTCCGGCAGCGCGACCGTCCACTACGCCGACGGCTCCACCGCGAGCGCCGGGCTCGGCGGCGCCGACTGGTACTCCTCCGGCGGCCCGCTCTCCGCCGCCTACCGCTACAAGCCCGACGGCACCAAGGACACCAGCCGCGTCGGCATCGGCACCAGCGAGATACCCCTCGACCCGCAGCGCGAGGCCGTCGCGATCACTCTGCCGAAGCTCAACCCGGCCGAGGCGAACAAGACCGCCCTGCACGTTTTCGCGCTCTCGCTGCAGCCCGCCGCGCAGGGCCGGGCGCTCGCGCTGCGCGACGCGCACTCCACGTTCTCGCTCCTGGAGTCGACCGGCGCGCAGAGCGTCGAGGCGACCGTCGTGAACGCGGGCACCGTCGGCATCGTCACCGCCGACGCCCTCACCGTCAGCGTCGACGTCCCCGGCGCGCGCACCGTCGAGCCCGCCCGCGTCACGCGCCTCGCCCCCGGTGAGCAGGCCCGCGTCCGCGTCGGCATCCGCAACCGCGCGGGCACCGCGCGCGGCACCGTCCAGGACGGCAAGGTCGTCGCCACCGGGCGCGGGCACCAGGCCGCGGCCAGCTCCAGGAAGCTCACGCTCGGCGTCCCCGACTACGAGCCGACCGACGCGTCGCTCTCCGGACACCAGGCCCCGTACTGGTTCCACTCCGCGAAGTTCGGCATCTTCATCCACTGGGGCGTCTACTCGGTGCCCGCGTGGGCGCCGGTCGGCAAGCAGTACGCCGAGTGGTACTGGGACCAGATGCAGGACCCGAACAACCCGACGTACGCCCACCACAAGGCCACGTACGGCGAGGACTTCGCGTACGACGACTTCATCCCGATGTTCACCGCGAAGAAGTGGGACCCGCGCGCGTGGGTGGAGCTGTTCCGGGACGCGGGCGCCCAGTACCACGTCCTCACCTCCAAGCACCACGAGGGCTTCGCGCTCTGGGACACCAAGCTGTCGGACCGCAACTCCGTGAAGATGGGCCCCAAGCGGGACATCATCAAGGAGCTCTTCGACGCGTCCCGCCGCTACACACCGGAGCTGCACCGCGGCCTGTACTTCTCGATGCCCGAGTGGTTCAACCCGGACAACCCGTGGATGGGGCACGCCCCGCGCAACCCCTACACCCTGGAGCCCGTCCCCTACACCGGCTACACGTCCGGCAAGGACTACGTGAAGGGCTTCCAGGCCCCGCAGATGCTGGAGCTGATCCACGACTACGACCCGCAGCTCCTGTGGTGCGACATCGGCGGCGTCAACGACTCGCACAACGTCCTCGCCGAGTTCTTCAACCACGGCAAGAACCGCCCGAAGCCCTACGAGGTCGCCGTCAACAACCGTTCCGGGATCGGCTTCCACGACTTCACGACGCCCGAGTACACGACGTACGACAACACCGTCGTCGCGAAGTGGGAGTCGAGCCGCGGACTCGACCCGTACAGCTACGGCTACAACGCCGAGACGCCCGACGACCGCTACATGAGCACCGAAGAGGTCGTGCACAGCCTCGTCGACATCGTGTCGAAGAACGGCAACTTCCTCCTCGACATCGGGCCGCGCGCCGACGGCACCATCCCGGAGATCATGCAGACCCGGCTGCGCGAGACGGGCCACTGGCTCAAGACCAACGGCGAGGCCATCTACGACACCACCTACTGGTCGCGGATGGCGCAGCTCGGCGAGGACCTGCGGTTCACGGTCAGGCCGAACAAGGCCTTCTACATCCACTCGCTCGCCGAGCCGGGCGCGCAGCTCACCGTCGAGGCGGCCGTACCGGTCAGGCCCGGCGACAAGGTCACGATGCTCGGCCACGACCGGCCGCTCAACTGGCGCACCAAGGGCGGGTCGTTCGTCGTGGACGTGCCGGCGGCGGCGCGTGCGGCGGGCGAGCACGTGTGGGTGTTCAAGGTGGAGTGGAAGGGCTGA